Proteins co-encoded in one Actinomadura luteofluorescens genomic window:
- a CDS encoding S-(hydroxymethyl)mycothiol dehydrogenase, with protein MAQQVRGVVAPGKGRPVRIETIVVPDPGPGEAVVDVQACGVCHTDLHYREGGINDEFPFLLGHEAAGVVESVGEGVTEVAPGDFVVLNWRAVCGQCRACLRGRPWYCFNTHNASQKMTLEDGTELSPALGIGAFADKTLVAAGQCTRVDPAARPEVAGLLGCGVMAGLGAAINTGGVGRGDSVAVIGCGGVGAAAVLGARLAGAARIIAVDLDERKLATASSLGATHTVNGAEKDVVATVRELTGGFGADVVIDAVGRPETYEQAFYARDLAGTVVLVGVPTPEMRLELPLLDVFGRGGSLKSSWYGDCLPSRDFPMLIDLYLQGRLDLDAFVSETIQLDGVEAAFEKMHRGDVLRSVVML; from the coding sequence ATGGCGCAGCAGGTACGCGGGGTCGTCGCACCCGGCAAAGGACGGCCGGTGCGGATCGAGACGATCGTCGTCCCGGACCCGGGGCCCGGCGAGGCGGTCGTCGACGTCCAGGCGTGCGGGGTGTGCCACACCGACCTGCACTACCGCGAGGGCGGGATCAACGACGAGTTCCCGTTCCTGCTCGGGCACGAGGCCGCCGGGGTCGTCGAGTCGGTGGGCGAGGGTGTCACCGAGGTGGCGCCCGGCGACTTCGTGGTCCTCAACTGGCGCGCGGTGTGCGGGCAATGCCGCGCCTGCCTGCGCGGGCGGCCCTGGTACTGCTTCAACACCCACAACGCCTCCCAGAAGATGACCCTCGAGGACGGGACGGAGCTGTCGCCCGCGCTCGGCATCGGCGCGTTCGCCGACAAGACCCTCGTCGCGGCCGGGCAGTGCACCAGGGTCGACCCCGCGGCGCGGCCCGAGGTCGCCGGGCTGCTCGGATGCGGGGTGATGGCGGGGCTCGGCGCGGCGATCAACACCGGCGGGGTCGGGCGCGGCGACTCGGTCGCGGTCATCGGCTGCGGCGGCGTCGGCGCCGCCGCCGTGCTCGGCGCCCGACTGGCCGGGGCCGCCCGGATCATCGCCGTGGACCTGGACGAGCGCAAGCTCGCCACCGCGTCCTCCCTCGGCGCCACGCACACCGTGAACGGCGCCGAGAAGGACGTCGTCGCGACGGTGCGGGAGCTGACCGGCGGGTTCGGCGCGGACGTCGTCATCGACGCGGTCGGCCGCCCCGAGACCTACGAGCAGGCCTTCTACGCCCGCGACCTCGCCGGGACGGTGGTGCTGGTCGGGGTGCCGACACCGGAGATGAGGCTGGAGCTGCCGCTGCTGGACGTGTTCGGGCGCGGCGGATCGCTGAAGTCCTCCTGGTACGGCGACTGCCTGCCGTCCCGCGACTTCCCCATGCTCATCGACCTCTACCTCCAGGGACGCCTGGACCTGGACGCGTTCGTCTCCGAGACCATCCAGCTGGACGGAGTCGAGGCCGCGTTCGAGAAGATGCACCGCGGCGACGTGCTGCGCTCGGTGGTGATGCTCTGA
- a CDS encoding MBL fold metallo-hydrolase, whose product MMAARVDHVVTSGTFSLDGGTWDVDNNVWIVGDDREAIVIDAAHDAEAIAAALGDRRLVAIVSTHGHDDHIDAAPALRARTGAPVLLHPDDLMLWKRRHPDTSPDGELSDGQVITVAGTDLTVLHTPGHSPGAVCLHAPALATVFSGDTLFSGGPGATGRSFSDFPTIIASIRERLLTLPPETTVRTGHGESTTVGAEAPHLEEWIARGH is encoded by the coding sequence CTGATGGCCGCGCGCGTCGACCACGTCGTCACGTCCGGGACGTTCTCGCTGGACGGCGGGACCTGGGACGTCGACAACAACGTCTGGATCGTCGGAGACGACCGCGAGGCGATCGTCATCGACGCCGCGCACGACGCCGAGGCGATCGCGGCGGCGCTCGGCGACCGCCGGCTGGTGGCGATCGTGTCCACGCACGGGCACGACGACCACATCGACGCGGCGCCCGCCCTGAGGGCCCGCACGGGCGCGCCCGTCCTGCTGCACCCGGACGACCTGATGCTGTGGAAGCGGCGCCACCCGGACACCTCGCCCGACGGCGAACTGTCCGACGGGCAGGTCATCACGGTCGCGGGCACCGACCTCACCGTCCTGCACACGCCCGGCCACAGCCCCGGCGCGGTGTGCCTCCACGCGCCCGCCCTGGCGACGGTCTTCTCCGGCGACACCCTGTTCAGCGGCGGGCCGGGCGCGACCGGCCGGTCGTTCTCCGACTTCCCGACGATCATCGCCTCGATCCGGGAGCGCCTGCTGACGCTCCCGCCGGAGACGACCGTCCGCACCGGGCACGGGGAGTCGACCACCGTCGGCGCGGAGGCCCCGCATCTCGAGGAATGGATAGCCCGCGGCCACTGA
- a CDS encoding adenylate/guanylate cyclase domain-containing protein: MKTERAETAPRARRRPGSVLGPLWRLIDGGPDDTRAEIARRARVLVRISTALANLGGALVVLAFAVIVPDPVGEVSERLRLINLIVFTLYVTAAVPVGLVLGERFFRRVRRMVERHDEPDRHERSLLLYGPLRLMALHLTLWGIGTVGWVVINAPFSGLLAVKLGLTSLLGGLTTCTVVYLLTERLLRRAVTTALRSEMPRRTGLPGVVARSVLAWGLGTAVPILGLITLAVGSFVIARITVREFAVAVLALGGIALVVGLGVTYGAARAIADPVESVRLGLARIERGDLDVEVPVYDASEVGLLQAGFNHMAAGLREHERLRDLFGRQVGADAARVAVERGIDLGGELREVAVIFVDIIGSTRLAADRPPAEVVRLLNDFFAVVVEVIGAHGGWINKFEGDAALAIFGAPLALDGAPARALAASRELARRLREDVPALSAAVGVSAGEAVAGHIGAEERFEYTVIGDPVNEAARLTDMAKTTSERVLAAGSLLAEAGPDEAAHWSLGDEVTLRGRTQPTRLASPFPAERVPT, translated from the coding sequence ATGAAGACCGAAAGGGCCGAGACCGCCCCCCGCGCCCGGCGCCGGCCGGGCAGCGTTCTCGGCCCCCTCTGGCGGCTGATCGACGGCGGCCCCGACGACACCCGGGCCGAGATCGCCCGCCGCGCCAGGGTCCTGGTGCGGATCTCCACCGCGCTGGCGAACCTCGGCGGCGCCCTGGTCGTGCTCGCGTTCGCCGTCATCGTCCCCGACCCCGTCGGCGAGGTGTCCGAGCGGCTCCGGCTCATCAACCTGATCGTCTTCACCCTCTACGTCACCGCCGCGGTTCCGGTCGGCCTCGTCCTCGGCGAGCGGTTCTTCCGCCGCGTCCGGCGCATGGTCGAGCGGCACGACGAGCCCGACCGGCACGAACGTTCCCTGCTGCTGTACGGCCCGCTGCGGCTGATGGCCCTGCACCTGACGCTGTGGGGGATCGGGACGGTCGGCTGGGTCGTCATCAACGCCCCCTTCTCCGGACTCCTCGCCGTCAAGCTGGGCCTGACGAGCCTGCTCGGCGGACTCACCACCTGCACCGTCGTCTACCTGCTGACCGAGCGGCTGCTGCGGCGCGCGGTGACCACCGCGCTGCGCAGCGAGATGCCGCGCCGCACCGGGCTGCCCGGCGTCGTCGCCCGCTCCGTGCTGGCCTGGGGGCTCGGCACCGCCGTCCCGATCCTCGGGCTCATCACCCTCGCGGTCGGCTCGTTCGTCATCGCCAGGATCACCGTGCGGGAGTTCGCCGTCGCCGTCCTCGCGCTCGGCGGCATCGCGCTGGTCGTCGGGCTCGGCGTCACCTACGGCGCCGCCCGCGCCATCGCCGACCCCGTCGAGTCGGTGCGGCTCGGCCTCGCCCGGATCGAGCGCGGCGACCTGGACGTCGAGGTCCCCGTCTACGACGCCAGCGAGGTCGGGCTGCTGCAGGCCGGGTTCAACCACATGGCCGCCGGGCTGCGCGAGCACGAGCGGCTGCGCGACCTGTTCGGCCGCCAGGTCGGCGCGGACGCCGCCCGCGTCGCGGTCGAGCGCGGCATCGACCTCGGCGGCGAGCTGCGCGAGGTCGCGGTGATCTTCGTGGACATCATCGGCTCCACCCGGCTCGCGGCCGACCGGCCGCCCGCCGAGGTCGTCCGGCTGCTGAACGACTTCTTCGCCGTGGTCGTCGAGGTGATCGGCGCGCACGGCGGCTGGATCAACAAGTTCGAGGGCGACGCCGCGCTGGCGATCTTCGGGGCGCCGCTGGCGCTGGACGGCGCGCCCGCCCGCGCGCTCGCCGCGTCCCGCGAGCTGGCCCGCCGGCTGCGCGAGGACGTCCCGGCGCTGAGCGCCGCCGTCGGCGTCTCGGCGGGCGAGGCCGTCGCCGGGCACATCGGCGCCGAGGAGCGGTTCGAGTACACCGTGATCGGCGACCCGGTGAACGAGGCGGCCCGCCTCACCGACATGGCCAAGACCACCTCCGAGCGCGTGCTGGCGGCGGGCTCCCTCCTCGCCGAGGCGGGGCCGGACGAGGCGGCGCACTGGTCGCTCGGCGACGAGGTCACCCTGCGGGGCCGGACACAGCCGACCCGCCTCGCCTCCCCGTTCCCGGCCGAGCGCGTCCCGACCTGA
- a CDS encoding winged helix-turn-helix transcriptional regulator → MALGKDYAAQDCSLARALEVVGERWTLLIVRDAFYGVRRFSDFHVHLDIPRAVLSARLQSLVDAGVLVKDGHDYVLTEMGKELWPVVHTLARWAEDHLSAEPCRVFVHLACGTEIGPDGRCAACGRHVAPEELEIHAGPGVRRRTDPVSMVLRHPHRLLDPIRT, encoded by the coding sequence ATGGCACTCGGCAAGGACTACGCGGCGCAGGACTGCTCGCTGGCCCGCGCGCTGGAGGTCGTGGGGGAGCGCTGGACGCTGCTGATCGTCCGGGACGCCTTCTACGGCGTCCGCCGGTTCAGCGACTTCCACGTCCACCTGGACATCCCCCGCGCGGTGCTGTCGGCGCGGCTCCAGTCGCTGGTCGACGCCGGGGTCCTCGTCAAGGACGGCCACGACTACGTGCTGACCGAGATGGGCAAGGAGCTGTGGCCCGTCGTCCACACCCTCGCCCGCTGGGCGGAGGACCACCTGTCCGCCGAGCCGTGCCGCGTCTTCGTCCACCTCGCCTGCGGGACCGAGATCGGCCCGGACGGGCGGTGCGCGGCGTGCGGGCGGCACGTCGCCCCGGAAGAGCTGGAGATCCACGCCGGGCCCGGCGTCCGCCGCCGCACCGACCCCGTCAGCATGGTCCTGCGCCACCCGCACAGGCTGCTGGACCCGATCCGCACCTGA
- a CDS encoding MFS transporter — translation MTTLATPRTARSSPGTTAALTLPAAATLLALMNYCAPAATLADTARGLHAGASAQIWLMSSISLGLAAALLAAGSLADDHGRRRVFVVGAVALAVSSVACALAPNAAVFIAGRVAQGAASAALLVTGLGIIGASFAAGPRRARATGMWGAMVGLGIALGPVAAAGLTAAGGCRLWYWATVAASAVLAAAASRALTESRAERPRGVDVPGLATMSLGVAALVAAITWGRAGWTAPGVLALFAAAAVLLSGFVLVESRRREPMVDLALFRRPAFLLSVTGALVTGLAVIGVMTYLATMMSLVMGLSPIAAALVLAIWSGLSFLVALQAHRLPARLPVRRLLAAGFALAGVSELALAGLAPDAHWWRLVPGLAAAGVASGLTNAMLARLAVESVPADRASMGAGANNTARYIGASLGVAIVGAIATGSGHDAASLAHGTNVAMVVSAVTALGYAVLALVIRDRARAS, via the coding sequence ATGACGACTCTGGCGACCCCCCGCACCGCGCGCAGCTCGCCGGGAACCACCGCCGCGCTGACGCTGCCGGCCGCCGCCACTCTGCTGGCCCTGATGAACTACTGCGCCCCCGCGGCGACGCTCGCCGACACCGCGCGCGGGCTGCACGCCGGGGCCAGCGCCCAGATCTGGCTGATGAGCTCGATCAGCCTCGGTCTGGCGGCGGCGCTGCTGGCCGCCGGCAGCCTCGCCGACGACCACGGGCGCAGGCGCGTCTTCGTGGTCGGCGCGGTGGCGCTCGCCGTCTCCAGCGTCGCATGCGCGCTCGCGCCCAACGCGGCGGTGTTCATCGCGGGCCGCGTCGCGCAGGGCGCGGCCAGCGCGGCACTGCTGGTGACCGGGCTCGGCATCATCGGCGCCTCGTTCGCGGCGGGGCCGCGGCGGGCGCGGGCCACCGGCATGTGGGGCGCGATGGTCGGGCTCGGCATCGCGCTCGGCCCCGTCGCGGCGGCCGGGCTGACCGCCGCCGGGGGTTGTCGGCTCTGGTATTGGGCCACGGTCGCCGCGTCCGCGGTGCTCGCCGCGGCGGCGTCCCGCGCGCTCACCGAGTCGCGGGCCGAGCGCCCGCGCGGCGTGGACGTGCCGGGCCTGGCCACCATGAGCCTCGGCGTGGCGGCGCTGGTGGCCGCGATCACCTGGGGCCGCGCCGGCTGGACCGCGCCGGGCGTCCTCGCGCTGTTCGCCGCCGCGGCGGTCCTGCTGTCCGGGTTCGTCCTCGTCGAGTCGCGGCGGCGCGAGCCGATGGTCGACCTGGCGCTGTTCCGGCGGCCCGCGTTCCTGCTGTCGGTGACCGGGGCGCTCGTCACCGGGCTCGCCGTGATCGGCGTCATGACCTACCTCGCGACGATGATGAGCCTGGTGATGGGCCTGTCACCGATCGCGGCGGCGCTGGTGCTGGCGATCTGGTCCGGGCTGTCGTTCCTCGTCGCCCTTCAGGCCCACCGCCTCCCGGCGCGGCTGCCCGTCCGCCGCCTGCTCGCCGCCGGGTTCGCGCTCGCCGGCGTCAGCGAGCTCGCGCTGGCGGGCCTGGCCCCGGACGCGCACTGGTGGCGGCTCGTCCCGGGGCTCGCCGCCGCCGGCGTCGCGAGCGGCCTGACCAACGCCATGCTCGCCCGGCTGGCCGTGGAGAGCGTCCCCGCCGACCGCGCGAGCATGGGGGCGGGGGCCAACAACACCGCCCGCTACATCGGCGCGTCGCTCGGCGTGGCGATCGTCGGGGCCATCGCCACGGGCTCCGGGCACGACGCGGCCTCGCTGGCGCACGGCACGAACGTCGCGATGGTCGTCTCGGCCGTGACCGCCCTCGGCTACGCCGTCCTCGCCCTGGTGATCCGGGATCGGGCCCGGGCCTCCTGA
- a CDS encoding VWA domain-containing protein: protein MASLVDRHTGFVAELRRAGLPVSVAEGLDAVRAVRAVDLLDRESLRAAYAATVVKRPQHRATFDTLFDLWFPAAVGDGAGAARDPERPARTVDDDGRPVPAALDPRVQRRREELADLLLSGDDAGLRRFARLAVAEYGRTPGQESWFSSGVLSALSPETLMARLLEAVLTGRERGGMAERVARRTFRDRIARFSGLVAGEVRRRIAEDTGVERTARIAVRPPLERLDFAGATRAEMEALRREVYPLARKLASRLVQRQRHGRRGRLDFRRTVRASLASGGVPLTTHHRPRRPHRPELVVLCDASDSVSAFAHFTLLLTFALREQFSKVRAFAFIDATDEITKYFAPGADVTGAMTRLAAEADLVWITGRSNYGHAFKVFDDRYRDAVTPRTSLLILGDARSNYGELSLPIVRSMVDRARHAYWLNPEPRAQWDTGDSAASRYGELLPMYECRNLTQLTAFIEELA from the coding sequence ATGGCCTCACTCGTCGACCGGCACACCGGGTTCGTCGCGGAGCTGCGGCGCGCCGGGCTGCCGGTGTCGGTGGCCGAGGGGCTGGACGCGGTGCGCGCCGTGCGGGCCGTCGACCTGCTCGACCGCGAGTCGCTGCGGGCCGCCTACGCCGCGACGGTCGTCAAGCGGCCCCAGCACCGCGCGACGTTCGACACGCTCTTCGACCTGTGGTTCCCGGCGGCCGTCGGGGACGGCGCGGGCGCGGCGCGCGACCCCGAGCGCCCGGCGAGGACGGTGGACGACGACGGGCGCCCCGTCCCGGCGGCGCTCGACCCGCGGGTGCAGCGGCGCCGCGAGGAGCTCGCCGACCTGCTCCTGTCCGGCGACGACGCCGGGCTGCGGCGGTTCGCCCGGCTGGCCGTGGCCGAGTACGGCCGGACGCCGGGCCAGGAGTCCTGGTTCTCCTCCGGCGTGCTGAGCGCGCTGTCGCCGGAGACCCTGATGGCGCGGCTGCTGGAGGCGGTCCTGACCGGGCGGGAGCGGGGCGGCATGGCCGAGCGCGTCGCGCGCCGCACGTTCCGCGACCGCATCGCCCGGTTCTCCGGCCTCGTCGCGGGCGAGGTGCGGCGCCGCATCGCCGAGGACACCGGCGTCGAGCGGACCGCCCGCATCGCCGTGCGCCCCCCGCTGGAACGGCTCGACTTCGCCGGCGCGACCCGCGCCGAGATGGAGGCGCTGCGCCGCGAGGTGTATCCGCTGGCGCGCAAGCTGGCGTCCCGGCTCGTGCAGAGGCAGCGGCACGGGCGGCGGGGCCGGCTCGACTTCCGCCGGACGGTGCGCGCGTCCCTGGCCAGCGGGGGAGTGCCGCTCACCACCCACCACCGGCCGCGGCGCCCGCACCGGCCCGAGCTGGTGGTGCTGTGCGACGCCAGCGACTCGGTGTCGGCGTTCGCGCACTTCACGCTGCTGCTGACGTTCGCGCTGCGGGAGCAGTTCAGCAAGGTCCGCGCGTTCGCGTTCATCGACGCCACCGACGAGATCACCAAGTACTTCGCGCCGGGCGCGGACGTCACCGGCGCGATGACCCGCCTCGCGGCCGAGGCCGACCTCGTGTGGATCACGGGGCGGTCCAACTACGGCCACGCCTTCAAGGTGTTCGACGACCGGTACCGCGACGCCGTCACCCCGAGGACGTCCCTGCTGATCCTCGGCGACGCCCGGTCCAACTACGGGGAGCTGTCCCTGCCGATCGTGCGGTCGATGGTGGACCGCGCCCGGCACGCCTACTGGCTCAATCCCGAGCCCCGCGCCCAGTGGGACACCGGCGACTCCGCCGCGTCCCGCTACGGCGAGCTGCTCCCCATGTACGAGTGCCGGAACCTGACCCAGCTGACCGCCTTCATCGAGGAGCTCGCCTAG
- a CDS encoding AAA family ATPase, whose protein sequence is MTDAIFASPADAGRRLAGVRYLADDAIATTVFLAQALGKPLLVEGPAGVGKTELAKAVAAATGAELIRLQCYEGLDEARALYEFNYKKQLLAIQAAPADRAWQETHDDIFSEEFLLERPLLAAIRRSDPTVLLIDEADKADVEVEGMLLEVLSDFQVTIPELGTVAAVRRPFVLITSNAARELSEALKRRCLYLHLGYPAPDRERDIVLAQVPGIEAALAEQLVRTVGTLRDLEIKKAPSIAETVDWARTLLALGLDDLDEAAVGRTLGVVLKHVSDQERAAKELGLSG, encoded by the coding sequence ATGACCGACGCGATCTTCGCCTCACCGGCCGACGCCGGGCGCAGGCTCGCCGGCGTCCGCTACCTCGCGGACGACGCCATCGCCACGACGGTGTTCCTGGCCCAGGCGCTCGGCAAGCCGCTGCTGGTGGAGGGCCCGGCGGGTGTCGGGAAGACGGAGCTGGCGAAGGCCGTGGCGGCGGCGACCGGCGCGGAGCTGATCCGGCTGCAGTGCTACGAGGGGCTGGACGAGGCCCGCGCGCTCTACGAGTTCAACTACAAGAAGCAGCTCCTCGCGATCCAGGCCGCGCCCGCCGACCGCGCCTGGCAGGAGACCCACGACGACATCTTCTCCGAGGAGTTCCTGCTGGAGCGGCCGCTGCTGGCGGCGATCCGCCGCAGCGACCCGACCGTCCTGCTCATCGACGAGGCGGACAAGGCCGACGTGGAGGTCGAGGGCATGCTGCTGGAGGTCCTGTCGGACTTCCAGGTGACGATCCCCGAGCTCGGGACGGTCGCGGCGGTCCGCCGCCCCTTCGTGCTGATCACCTCGAACGCGGCGCGGGAGCTGTCGGAGGCGCTCAAGCGCCGCTGCCTCTACCTGCACCTGGGCTACCCGGCGCCCGACAGGGAGCGCGACATCGTCCTCGCGCAGGTGCCGGGCATCGAGGCGGCGCTGGCCGAGCAGCTCGTCCGCACCGTCGGCACGCTGCGCGACCTGGAGATCAAGAAGGCGCCGTCGATCGCGGAGACCGTCGACTGGGCGCGCACGCTGCTGGCCCTCGGCCTGGACGACCTGGACGAGGCCGCCGTGGGGCGCACGCTCGGCGTCGTCCTCAAGCACGTCTCCGACCAGGAGCGGGCCGCCAAGGAACTCGGGCTGAGCGGCTGA
- a CDS encoding acyl-CoA dehydrogenase, whose amino-acid sequence MAIGLTEEHEALAESVRGFAERNIPATAVRAALDAEEETRPGFWPALAEQGLLGLHLDEEHGGQGFGLLELSVVLEELGRAAAPGPFLPTVLASTVIDASSNAKLRAELLPGLADGSRTAAVALEGELTGRREGDSLVVSGTSGTVLGAAPADVLVLPVAVDDGEQWVAVDAADLAVTAVASLDRVRRVASVEVSGTAVAPDRVLDGLTTGRVRDLAAALFGAEAAGLAGWLVETAAEYAKVREQFGRPIGQFQGVKHKAARSLIALEQARAAAWDAARALDEGTEEAGFAAAVAAVIAVDAGVQTARDAIQILGGIGFTWEHDAHVYLRRALTLRALLGPSKGWAAKVAALALDGGRREVVLELDEDAQPLRERIRAEIAELSAVEDKDALAERLGDGGWTVPHFPRPWGREAGPVEQILIQQELRAAKVRTPNLGIGAWLVPSLVRYGTDEQKERFLRPTLRGKIVWCQLFSEPGAGSDLASLSMKAERVEGGWKLTGQKIWTSLAQHAQWGFCIARTDPAAAKHDGITYFLVDMASEGVDVRPLRELTGDALFNEVFLDGVFVPDDRVVGEVNQGWQVARNTLSNERVSLSTGGGLGMGVPELLRFFADRDLDAVAAAEAGRLVAQGQSIDLLGLRTTLKQLNGVEPGAEASVRKLLGVQFNQDVADHCWAAQGAAAATEVPMAESGIVGRAMLFSRAMTIYGGTTEVQLNIIGERILGLPRDPEPGK is encoded by the coding sequence ATGGCCATCGGGCTGACCGAGGAGCATGAGGCGCTCGCCGAATCGGTGCGCGGCTTCGCCGAGCGCAACATTCCGGCGACGGCCGTCCGGGCCGCGCTGGACGCGGAAGAGGAGACCAGGCCCGGGTTCTGGCCGGCCCTCGCCGAACAGGGCCTGCTGGGCCTGCACCTGGACGAGGAGCACGGCGGGCAGGGCTTCGGCCTGCTGGAACTGTCGGTCGTGCTGGAGGAACTGGGCCGCGCCGCCGCGCCCGGACCGTTCCTGCCGACCGTGCTCGCCAGCACGGTCATCGACGCCTCCAGCAACGCCAAGCTGCGCGCCGAGCTGCTCCCGGGCCTCGCCGACGGGTCCCGCACGGCCGCCGTCGCGCTGGAGGGTGAGCTGACCGGCCGCCGCGAGGGCGACTCGCTCGTGGTGTCGGGCACGTCGGGCACGGTGCTCGGCGCCGCCCCCGCCGACGTGCTCGTCCTCCCGGTCGCCGTCGACGACGGCGAGCAGTGGGTCGCGGTGGACGCGGCCGATCTCGCGGTCACCGCGGTGGCGAGCCTGGACCGGGTCCGGCGCGTCGCCTCCGTCGAGGTCTCCGGCACCGCCGTCGCCCCGGACCGCGTCCTGGACGGCCTCACCACCGGCCGGGTCCGGGACCTGGCCGCCGCGCTGTTCGGCGCCGAGGCCGCGGGCCTGGCGGGCTGGCTGGTGGAGACGGCCGCCGAGTACGCCAAGGTCCGTGAGCAGTTCGGCCGCCCGATCGGGCAGTTCCAGGGCGTCAAGCACAAGGCCGCCCGCAGCCTGATCGCCCTGGAGCAGGCCCGCGCCGCTGCCTGGGACGCGGCCCGCGCCCTGGACGAGGGCACCGAGGAAGCGGGGTTCGCCGCCGCCGTCGCGGCCGTCATCGCGGTGGACGCCGGCGTGCAGACCGCCCGCGACGCCATCCAGATCCTCGGCGGCATCGGCTTCACCTGGGAGCACGACGCCCACGTCTACCTGCGCCGCGCCCTGACGCTGCGGGCGCTGCTCGGCCCGTCCAAGGGCTGGGCCGCCAAGGTCGCCGCGCTCGCGCTGGACGGCGGGCGCCGCGAGGTCGTGCTGGAGCTGGACGAGGACGCCCAGCCGCTGCGCGAGCGGATCCGCGCCGAGATCGCCGAACTGTCGGCGGTCGAGGACAAGGACGCGCTGGCCGAGCGCCTCGGCGACGGGGGCTGGACCGTCCCGCACTTCCCGCGCCCCTGGGGGCGCGAGGCCGGGCCGGTCGAGCAGATCCTCATCCAGCAGGAGCTGAGGGCCGCCAAGGTCAGGACGCCCAACCTCGGGATCGGCGCCTGGCTGGTGCCCTCGCTCGTCCGCTACGGGACCGACGAGCAGAAGGAGCGGTTCCTGCGGCCGACGCTGCGCGGAAAGATCGTCTGGTGCCAGCTGTTCTCCGAGCCGGGCGCCGGCTCGGACCTGGCGTCCCTGTCGATGAAGGCCGAGCGGGTCGAGGGCGGCTGGAAGCTCACCGGGCAGAAGATCTGGACGTCGCTCGCCCAGCACGCCCAGTGGGGGTTCTGCATCGCCCGCACCGACCCCGCGGCCGCCAAGCACGACGGCATCACGTACTTCCTCGTGGACATGGCGTCCGAGGGCGTGGACGTCCGGCCGCTGCGGGAGCTGACCGGCGACGCCCTGTTCAACGAGGTCTTCCTGGACGGCGTGTTCGTCCCCGACGACCGCGTGGTGGGCGAGGTGAACCAGGGCTGGCAGGTCGCGCGCAACACCCTGTCCAACGAGCGGGTGTCGCTGTCGACCGGCGGCGGCCTCGGCATGGGCGTCCCCGAGCTGCTGCGGTTCTTCGCCGACCGGGACCTGGACGCGGTCGCGGCCGCCGAGGCCGGCAGGCTCGTCGCCCAGGGCCAGTCGATCGACCTGCTCGGCCTGCGCACCACGCTCAAGCAGCTGAACGGCGTGGAGCCGGGCGCGGAGGCCAGCGTCCGCAAGCTGCTCGGCGTCCAGTTCAACCAGGACGTCGCCGACCACTGCTGGGCGGCGCAGGGTGCGGCCGCGGCCACCGAGGTCCCGATGGCCGAGAGCGGCATCGTGGGCCGCGCCATGCTGTTCAGCCGCGCGATGACCATCTACGGCGGCACCACCGAGGTGCAGCTCAACATCATCGGCGAACGCATCCTCGGCCTCCCCCGAGACCCCGAACCCGGCAAGTAA
- a CDS encoding TerC family protein has protein sequence MSVSPLVWGLTIAAILAIIAADLFLIHRNDTREFTTRRAAFWSVVYIGLAALFGLGVWAFSGGEYAAQYFGGFVMEKSLSVDNLFVFMVILARFAVPKHAQHTVLMAGIVIALVLRGAFIAVGAAAIATFTWVFFLFGAFLIWTAIGLVRGGDEDEFKENALLRWAKRVIPTSDEYDGSRFLTRRGGRRLVTPMAIVMIAIGSTDVLFALDSIPAIFGLTTEPYLVFTANAFALMGLVQLYFLLGGLADRLVYLGHGLAFILGFIGVKLILHALHEYGAGWAPDIPIWLSLAVIAGTLTATAVASLTAGRRPSKEPLPKAEPAAEAESPATREG, from the coding sequence TTGTCGGTCTCCCCCCTCGTCTGGGGCCTCACCATCGCGGCGATCCTTGCGATCATCGCCGCCGACCTGTTCCTGATCCATCGCAACGACACGCGGGAGTTCACCACCCGCCGCGCCGCGTTCTGGTCGGTGGTCTACATCGGCCTGGCGGCGCTGTTCGGGCTCGGCGTCTGGGCGTTCTCCGGCGGCGAGTACGCCGCGCAGTACTTCGGCGGCTTCGTCATGGAGAAGAGCCTCAGCGTCGACAACCTCTTCGTGTTCATGGTGATCCTCGCCCGCTTCGCCGTGCCGAAGCACGCGCAGCACACGGTGCTGATGGCGGGCATCGTGATCGCGCTGGTGCTGCGCGGCGCCTTCATCGCGGTCGGCGCGGCCGCCATCGCGACCTTCACCTGGGTGTTCTTCCTCTTCGGCGCGTTCCTCATCTGGACGGCGATCGGCCTGGTCCGCGGCGGCGACGAGGACGAGTTCAAGGAGAACGCGCTCCTGCGCTGGGCCAAGCGCGTCATCCCGACGTCGGACGAGTACGACGGCAGCCGGTTCCTCACCCGGCGGGGCGGGCGCCGGCTGGTCACCCCGATGGCCATCGTCATGATCGCGATCGGTTCCACCGACGTGCTGTTCGCGCTGGACTCCATCCCCGCGATCTTCGGTCTGACGACCGAGCCGTACCTGGTCTTCACGGCCAACGCGTTCGCGCTGATGGGCCTCGTCCAGCTGTACTTCTTGCTCGGCGGGCTCGCCGACCGCCTCGTCTACCTCGGGCACGGGCTGGCGTTCATCCTCGGGTTCATCGGCGTCAAGCTGATCCTGCACGCGCTGCACGAGTACGGCGCCGGGTGGGCGCCCGACATCCCGATCTGGCTGTCCCTCGCCGTGATCGCCGGGACGCTCACCGCCACCGCGGTCGCGAGCCTCACCGCCGGCCGCAGGCCGTCCAAGGAGCCGCTCCCGAAGGCCGAGCCCGCCGCCGAGGCGGAGAGTCCGGCGACACGCGAGGGCTGA